The Afifella aestuarii genomic interval TGAGACAATTCGTCGATCGCGTGCTCGATCTCTTCTTTCTGCCGCTTCAGGATGGCAACCTGTCCCTCGAACTTGTCGAGAGCCACCTGCATCTGCAGAACTTCGCCATCCTTCAGGTCGTAGAGATCGAGGATTTCTTTGATCTCCACCAGCGAGAAACCGACCTTCTTACCCATCAGGACGAGCTTCAGCCGTGCCCGGTCGCGCCGGGAATAGATGCGGTTCAATCCTTCGCGACGCGGGTTGAGAAGGCCCTTGTCTTCGTAAAATCGTAGGGTTCGAAGCGTCACGCCGAATTCGCGCGACAATTCACCGATGCTGTAAGTCATTCACGTCCACTTTCTGCACCCGCCGTAAGCGCCAGCTTTCCGCCGGTCGGGCGTGAGTACGTTCACTTTGATTGAGGTCGCAGTCTCTCGACCGAACAATAGCGCACGTCAATCATGAGCCTATAGGTCCAGCCTACGGGCTTCGATGAAACGTGAACGGGGCGTCGGCCGCCCCGGTTCCTTGTCAGGCTGCTTTCCCGGCTGCTCAACATGAGAAATCGTCCAAAACATGGCAGAGTTAACGTCATGTTTACCATGAGCGCCGTTAACCTTTTTCCAACCATCAGAGTGCTTCGACCTGTCGGCGTGCGAACGGTCGAGTTTTTCTCTTCTGGTCCGAGGAGACGCAATGAAAGCCCGCACATCATGGAGAGGCAGAGCAGGATCGCCGCCGCCCGCCCCGGGTCAGGAGGGAACCGATCTGCGGGCTCTGTTGAATGCGCGCTTCGATGCGGAAGGTCGCATCATTCACGAGCCGGCCTACGCCGATTCGGAAGCTGAGCGCCTTGCCGGAGATGCCGGCGAGGGCGACATCAGCACCGAACACCTGCAGGCGGCCGT includes:
- a CDS encoding MerR family transcriptional regulator encodes the protein MTYSIGELSREFGVTLRTLRFYEDKGLLNPRREGLNRIYSRRDRARLKLVLMGKKVGFSLVEIKEILDLYDLKDGEVLQMQVALDKFEGQVAILKRQKEEIEHAIDELSQTMDSVRQILTQKQDEQKQAGEAA